TTCGGCAATTTCAAGTGGATAATTCTTTTCTTTAAAGCAATCTATAATCCAAGATTTTTTTTCAACTTCTAAAAAGAATCTTTCTTTTTTGATTGTATTTGAAAGATTTGACATTATTGCTTCTCCATCTTTTCGTGGAATGGAGTATTCAAATTCAAAGTTCGTAAAGCTTTCGATATGTTTTTTGAGTGCAATTTTAAAGTCTTTGCCTGTAAACCTTATCCTGACAATCCAATCATCTAAGCTTTTTGATAAATAGCCTTGTTCAATAAAAATTTTTTTGGTGATGAATTCTTTCCAATTATCATTTTTTATAAGAAATCGTCTTTCTATTTCTAAGGCCATTTAATTTTTTGGATTTTTCAGAGATAAATCACCTTTCCAATCTAGTTTTTTAATTAAAGTATTGTAATAATTAGTGCTTTTTTTAAACTTTATTATTTTGCAGGGTGAGTTTCCTTTTTTGATCTCACAATAATAAGTTTCCTTAATGGTCATACATTTTGAGCCGTCTCTCCATAATTTAATTTCCCCTTTACATTTCTTTACTGGTTTAATGATTACCTCACTGGTATTTGGTATAACGATTGGTCTACTAGCTAAACTCATTGGGCATATAGGGTTAATTATCATCGCATCTATACTAGGATGGACAATTGGACCACCTGCAGCCATTGAGTATGCTGTTGAACCTGTAGATGTAGATATAATCAATCCATCACCTTTATATTCATTCACCTTCTCGTTATCTATTTCAATTTGTATTTGGTTTGTGGGAGAAATATCCTCTTCAACAGATTTAAAATAAAAATCATTTAATGCGTTGTAACTTTTTATGATTTTTTTCTCAGGACTTTTAGCACTAATACAAACATTACAATTTAATCTATTACGAAAGTCAATTATATATTCTTCGTTTTCAAGGATTTCAATAAAAGATTTGTCAAATAGAAAATCTTTTTCTTGAGTAAGAAACCCTAAATTTCCACCAATATTAATGCTTAATAAAGGAATATCATAATCCGCCAATGCATTTGCACATTTTAGGAATGTTCCATCCCCACCAAGAACTATGCCAATATCTGGTTTTAGTTTTGAATTACAAAGATATTTTTCAATTTCATCTTTTTGGAAATCACTTTCAATCCTGTTTGATTTGATATTTTTGTCTTTAAGGACTTCTTCACAGAATGTCGAAGCCTCTAGAGCGATAGAACTATCTGAACGATATATAATAAGCACTAATGAAAGTTTCATTTAATGCTTTTACCATTTTAATAAATTAAAACTTTCCATATCTACAGTTACTCTATTTCTGTAAAGAGATAACAATATCGCTAATCCAACGGCTGCTTCTGCGGCAGCAACAGTTATAACAAAAATTGTAAAAACTTGTCCTTGAATTAAATTATTATCGATATAAGAAGAAAAAGCCATCAAGTTTATATTTACCGCATTGAGCATTAATTCAATGCTCATGAGCACTCGAACTGCATTTCTGCTATTTAATAATCCCCAAATACCAATACAAAAGAGAAGTGAAGATACTATCAAAAAAGCTTGAATAGGAATTGATTCTAAATTCATAAGAAGAAAGTTGAGTGGTTAATTTTTATTAGTAAGTAATGGTTCTGATGATTTTTCAATTAACTCTTGATCAACAGGTAATCCAGTTGAAATATCTTTATTCATGACATCTCTTCTAGCTAGAACAATAGCCCCTATCATCGCCATTAAAAGTAAAACTGAAGCTAATTCAAATGGGAGTAAATAATCACTAAATAGATGCTCACCAATCCTGATAGTTGATTCTTCTCCTATAGAGTTTTGAGGGCTTGCTAGGCTCCATACATTTGTCAAGTCAACTCTTATTAAAAGGCTTAGTAGGGTTAAGCATATCGATGTTGATATGATTCTTCTTGATTTAATATCATTGATAGGTTTTAAATCTTCTTGTTTATTGACTAACATTATCGCAAAAATTATTAATACATTCACTGCACCGACATAAACTAAAACTTGTGCTGCAGCAACAAAACTTGCATTTAAAAGTAAATATAATCCTGCAACACTCATGAAAACTCCTCCAAGCAGAAAGGCTGAATAGACAATACTTTCGAGCAATACAACACCAAGTGCTCCAATCAGAACAACTAAAGATAGAACTGTAAAACAAATAATTTGAGTTGTTATTGCAATGGACATAAATTAATGGAAATTAATTGTTTGGATTAGAAATTTTATCTTTATTTTCATTGGAGGCTGGTTTCATCCAATCATAAACTTCTTCAGGTAATTTACCAACTCTAATATCTGAAGCTGGGATTTCATGAGGGTCCATTACTCCTTTTGGGAGATAAGCAAGTTCTCTTAGTGGTTTTACTGACGGATCTGTTGTGACGTTTGTAGGGAGTCTTCCAAGTGCGATATTATCGAAATTAAGATTGTGTCTGTCGAAAGTAGCTAATTCATATTCTTCGGTCATTGATAGACAATTAGTTGGACAATATTCAACACAATTTCCGCAAAATATACATACTCCAAAATCTATTGAATAATTTCTAAGTTCCTTTTTTTTTGTTTCTTTATTCATAACCCAGTCGACTACAGGCAGATTTATGGGACATACTCTTACACAAACTTCGCAAGCGATACATTTATCAAATTCATAATGTATCCTTCCTCTATATCTTTCAGAAGGTATTAGTTTTTCATATGGATATTGGACAGTAACAGGTCTTCTTCGAAGATGGTCAAAAGTTACTGATAAGCCATTATATAAGTATTTGCCAGCACTAAAAGCCTCTTTTATATAGCTATTTACTTGTTGAAGGAAATTGTTCATTTTGAAAAATTCACTTAGTTATTTTATTTTAGTGGATTAATGTTTAATTTAAGTATATTTACTCAAATTTAGCCACCAAAGAATTGTGGAAAAGCAAGTTTTAATCCTGCAGTTATCAAAAGATTAGCAAGAGAAATTGGAAGAAGAAACTTCCATCCAAGATCTAACAGTTGATCTATTCTTACTCTAGGGGTTGTCCAACGTAATAATATTGCAATGAAAACTAAAAGATATGCTTTTAAAACAGTCATTACAATTCCTATTGATGCAGTGAAAACTTGTATGAATGGTGTATTAATGGGCAAATTAAGTAAATTAGCTATTAATTCAACGGGAATAGGAAAACCCCATCCTCCTAAATAAAGTATTGATACCAATAATGCTGAAAGAATTAGATTAATGTAGCTACCAAGGTAGAACAAAGCGAATTTCATTCCTGCATATTCCGTTTGATATCCTGCAACTAATTCTTCTTCAGCTTCGGGCAAGTCAAATGGAAGTCGTTCACATTCTGCAAGAGCACAAATCCAAAAGACTATAAAACCAACTGGTTGTCTCCAAATATTCCAACTAAGGATTCCAGCCCCACTTTGTTGGTTAACTATGTCAATAGTACTTAGAGAATTTGTCATTAGGACAATAGCCAGTACAGATAAAGCTAAAGGTATTTCGTAACTTATAGATTGAGCAGCTGCTCTTAATCCCCCTAATAATGAATATTTATTATTTGATGCATATCCGCTCATAAGTAGTCCAATTGGCTGGATACTGCTTAAAGCAATCCATAGGAAAATTCCAATACCAACGTTACTTATAAGAAGGTTTTGTCCAAAAGGAACAATTAGCCAGGAGAGAATCACTGGGACAAGTACTAAAATAGGTCCTGCAGTGAAGAGAATCCCATCTGCTTT
The window above is part of the Prochlorococcus marinus CUG1415 genome. Proteins encoded here:
- the ndhI gene encoding NAD(P)H-quinone oxidoreductase subunit I, with translation MNNFLQQVNSYIKEAFSAGKYLYNGLSVTFDHLRRRPVTVQYPYEKLIPSERYRGRIHYEFDKCIACEVCVRVCPINLPVVDWVMNKETKKKELRNYSIDFGVCIFCGNCVEYCPTNCLSMTEEYELATFDRHNLNFDNIALGRLPTNVTTDPSVKPLRELAYLPKGVMDPHEIPASDIRVGKLPEEVYDWMKPASNENKDKISNPNN
- the nuoK gene encoding NADH-quinone oxidoreductase subunit NuoK, producing the protein MNLESIPIQAFLIVSSLLFCIGIWGLLNSRNAVRVLMSIELMLNAVNINLMAFSSYIDNNLIQGQVFTIFVITVAAAEAAVGLAILLSLYRNRVTVDMESFNLLKW
- the nuoH gene encoding NADH-quinone oxidoreductase subunit NuoH; protein product: MEYGLDLEYSFNEFLKGFGISSEIAHIIWLPLPMLLVLVAAVVGVLVTVWLERKISAAAQQRIGPEYAGALGVLQPIADGLKLLVKEDIIPAKADGILFTAGPILVLVPVILSWLIVPFGQNLLISNVGIGIFLWIALSSIQPIGLLMSGYASNNKYSLLGGLRAAAQSISYEIPLALSVLAIVLMTNSLSTIDIVNQQSGAGILSWNIWRQPVGFIVFWICALAECERLPFDLPEAEEELVAGYQTEYAGMKFALFYLGSYINLILSALLVSILYLGGWGFPIPVELIANLLNLPINTPFIQVFTASIGIVMTVLKAYLLVFIAILLRWTTPRVRIDQLLDLGWKFLLPISLANLLITAGLKLAFPQFFGG
- a CDS encoding NADH-quinone oxidoreductase subunit J, producing MSIAITTQIICFTVLSLVVLIGALGVVLLESIVYSAFLLGGVFMSVAGLYLLLNASFVAAAQVLVYVGAVNVLIIFAIMLVNKQEDLKPINDIKSRRIISTSICLTLLSLLIRVDLTNVWSLASPQNSIGEESTIRIGEHLFSDYLLPFELASVLLLMAMIGAIVLARRDVMNKDISTGLPVDQELIEKSSEPLLTNKN
- a CDS encoding adenylate cyclase → MALEIERRFLIKNDNWKEFITKKIFIEQGYLSKSLDDWIVRIRFTGKDFKIALKKHIESFTNFEFEYSIPRKDGEAIMSNLSNTIKKERFFLEVEKKSWIIDCFKEKNYPLEIAEIELSKEEEELSLPSFISKEITGLKHYSNFSLTNKPFSKWKDNYLTTQKNN
- a CDS encoding NAD(+) kinase, producing the protein MKLSLVLIIYRSDSSIALEASTFCEEVLKDKNIKSNRIESDFQKDEIEKYLCNSKLKPDIGIVLGGDGTFLKCANALADYDIPLLSINIGGNLGFLTQEKDFLFDKSFIEILENEEYIIDFRNRLNCNVCISAKSPEKKIIKSYNALNDFYFKSVEEDISPTNQIQIEIDNEKVNEYKGDGLIISTSTGSTAYSMAAGGPIVHPSIDAMIINPICPMSLASRPIVIPNTSEVIIKPVKKCKGEIKLWRDGSKCMTIKETYYCEIKKGNSPCKIIKFKKSTNYYNTLIKKLDWKGDLSLKNPKN